The Antarcticibacterium flavum genome contains the following window.
ATAAGGTGAAAAATGATCTCTTTAAGAATAAGGAAGCAGTAGGAGAGTATGTGCAAATCTCTGATATCAACTTTAAGGTAATAGGGGTTTTCTCAGACCCCGGCGGGGAAAGGGAAGAGACCAGAGTATTTTTACCGCTAACAACAGCTCAAAGGGTTTTCAGCGGAGGGAATACAATAAGAAATATGTCCTTTACACTTCAAAAACAAGAAAGCTTTGAAGCGGCCCTGGCAGCTTCTGAAGTCTTTTCAGCAGAGGTTGAGAGTTTTCTTAAGGAACAGCATACAATTTCCCCCGATGATAACAGCGCAGTGATCATTAACAACTCGCTTGAGAATGCAAAGCGATTTTATGATTTAATGGATATGATCAGGTACTTTTTTTGGGGCGTGGGTATATGTACCATTATTGCGGGAGTTGTGGGAGTGAGTAATATTATGTTGATCATAGTGAAGGAGAGGACCAAGGAGATAGGAGTGCGTAAGGCGCTGGGGGCGCAACCACTTTCCATTATCCTTATGGTCTTGCATGAATCTATTTTCGTGACTACCATTGCAGGGTTCGTGGGGCTTATTTCCAGCCTGGCGCTGCTGGAATTTGTAGGACCCCTAATTGAGACCAATTATATCGCCAACCCCTCCATAGATTTTGGAGTAGCGGTAACTACAGTTTTTATTCTGGTAGTTGCCGGAGCAATTGCAGGTTTCTTTCCTGCGTGGCGGGCGGCGCGCATCAAACCGATAATCGCTTTAAGAGACGAATAGTATGTTTAACAGGGATACATGGAGTGAGATCATTGAAGCTTTGACCACAAACTGGTTCAGGACTATTTTAACGGCTTTTGGCGTTTTGTGGGGTATCTTTATCCTGGTGATCCTGCTTGCGGCAGGAAAGGGCCTGGAAAACGGTGTGAAGCAGGGATTTGGCGGTATGGCAACCAACAGCATGTTCATGTGGGCGCAAACACCTTCACAGCCATATAAGGGCCTGCCAAAAGGAAGGCGATATAATTTTAAAATAAGTGATGTAGAAGCCTTGAAACAACAGGTGCCGGGCCTTAGGTTTGTTTCCCCGCGTAACCAGCTTGGAGGATTTGGAGGTGCCAATAATGTCGTGAGAGGTTTAAAGACAGGGGCGTTCAATGTGTATGGGGATTATCCAGAGGTGATGCAGCAGGAGCCTATGGATATTACATCCGGAAGGTTTATTAGCTACTCAGACATTAATGAGAACCGTAAAATTGCCATTATTGGTGAAGGGGTTGTTAAGGAAATGTATGAACCCGGAGAAGAGGTTATTGGAACATATTTAAAGATCAATGGAGTGAACTTCATGGTAATTGGCACTTACAAGAAAAAGGGCAATAATGGAAATTCTGAGGAGGCACAGAAGCAGATATACGTTCCTTTCACTGCCTTTTCACAGGCTTTTAATATGGGAGAAACGGTAGGTTGGATGGCAATTACCGCCAATGACGATAACTCGATAACCGAATTGAAAAAAGGGGTTTTTGAAGTTATTAAAGCCAGGCATTCCATACATCCCGATGATGAGAGGGCAATTGGAAATTTTGATCTCTACGAGGAATTCAGCAAGATCAATGGTCTATTCATCGCTCTTAAAGCGGTGGCTTATTTCGTTGGAATACTTGTTTTACTCTCGGGGATCATTGGGATAAGCAATATTATGCTTATTGTGGTCAAGGAACGCACAAATGAGATAGGGGTTCGCCGGGCTCTTGGAGCCACCCCCTGGGCCATTAGAGGGCAAATTCTTCTTGAGTCTATTTTCCTTACCATAATCTCCGGGATGGCGGGCATCGCATTGGCCACCGGGATCATCGCTCTTATCAACCTGCAGTTACAGGGGGTGGATACTTCAGAGATGATGTTTGCCAACCCCAGTGTAGACCTTGGGGTAGTATTTATTGCCCTGAGCATTCTCATAATCTCAGGTTTAATAGCGGGCTTGATCCCGGCGCAAAATGCCATAAAGATCAAGCCTGTAGATGCATTAAGAACAGAATAATAAGAGAACTATATCAATAATTCAGTCAAAAAATGAAGAAAGCAATCACCTTTAGTATCCTGGTATTAATTATAATCACCTTCGCCGGTGCTTTATATTACCTGTATCAAAAGAACCAGGAGGATCCTGTTGTTTATACATCAGAGAATCCCACGACCCAAACTATTATCAAAAAGACCGTAGCTACAGGTAGTATTGTGCCCAGGGAGGAAGTACTTATTAAGCCAAATATTTCAGGGATCATTGACGAGATATATATCGAGGCTGGAGATAAAATAAAGGCGGGAGACCTTATTGCCCGCATTCGGGTGATCCCCAATGTTTCGACTTTGCAAAGCGCCAAGGATGCGGTTGTTTCAGCAAAAATAAATCTTGACAATGAACAAAAGTTGTATGACAGGCAAAAGCCATTGTTCGAAAAAGGAGTGGTCTCTGCCAACGATTTTGACAATGTGGAGGTTTCTTATAGAAGAGCCCAGCAAAACTACAGGTCGGCACAACAAAATTATGAGATCGTACGCACAGGTACTACCAGCGGGCTGGGCAGTGCGGCCAATACCTTGATAAGGTCTACTATAGATGGGATGGTGCTTGATGTGCCGGTAAAGGCAGGAAACCAGGTTATTGAAAGCAATAACTTCAATGATGGGACCACCATTGCAACCCTGGCAGATGTGAACAAAATGATCTTTGAAGGAAAAGTAGATGAAAGTGAAGTAGGAAAGATCCAGGTTAATCTTCCCCTGGAAATTACCATAGGTGCAATTGAGAATAAGACCTTTGATGCCGTACTGGACTATATTGCTCCTAAAGGAATAAGCGAGAATGGTGCAATTCAATTCGATATAAAAGGAACTCTCAATAAGGCAGATACTACTTTTATTAGGGCAGGGCTCAGTGCCAATGCTTCTATTATCCTGGCACGGGCAGATGAGGTTTTGGCTTTGAAGGAAGCTTTGGTGCAATATGACCCAAAGACTCAACAGCCGTTTGTGGAGATAGAAACAGGAAGCCAGGAGTTCAAGAGGCAGGATCTTAAATTAGGGGTAAGTGATGGTATTTATGTGCAGGTACTTGAAGGTTTAAAAGCAGAGGATAAGATTAAGGTGTGGAACCAAATTAAGCCTGCCCAGGCTATGCGATAAAAGCAATTTTTTAATCTTATTTGTAACATCCTCCATAAATGGTAGACCTATTCTTTACAACATCAACTATGAAAAAATTATTCTTGTTTGTTTTCGCACTCTTCGCGTTTAACAATATGCAGGCCCAGCAAAAAAAATGGACACTCCAGGAATGTGTGCAGCACGCCCTGGAAAATAATATCTCTGTAAAACAATCTCAATTGGATGTTGAGTTTACCGAGATTGCTGAACGTGATGCTTTAGGGAATTTTATTCCTTCCCTTAACATAAATTCCAATTTGCAAAACAGTAGTGGTTTGGCCATTAACCCAACCACCAACCAGTTTGAGACTACAAGGTTTACTTCCTTTTCGGGGAGTGCGACTACTGCCTTAACCCTTTTTGATGGATTAAGGAATCTAAGGGAAATGCAGCGATCAAAACTTGCCACCCTTGCAACCCAGTATTCCCTGGAGTTAATGAAAGATGATATTGCCCTTTTTGTAGCAAATTCTTATTTACAGGTATTGTTCAATAAGCAAGCTCTTGAAGTTCTTATGGGTCAAAATGAGGTGACGCAGGAGCAAATGGAACGCACACGGGAACTTGTTGAAGCAGGAGTCCTGCCAAAAGGAGATCTCCTGGAGATCGAAGCCACCAATGCCGATGAGCAACAAAGGATCATCATTGCTGAAAATAATATAGAGATCTCCCTTATAAGCCTGGCTCAAACCCTTCTTATCAAAGACTATGAGAATTTTGATATTGTTGAATATGATTATGATGTTTATGGGGAAGAGATCCTGCTCAACTCTCCTGCAGAGATCATTAGAAGAGCAAAAGAGGAGCGCTATGAAATAAGGGTTGCTGAAGAGAATAAAAGAATTGCTGAAAAGGATGTACAGCTTGCGCGCGGTGCTTATTACCCCACGCTTAATGCTTTCTTTAATTACAATACCCGGTATGCCGATAATGATCCTTTTAGAAGGGATTTTGTTACCCAACTTTATGAAAATGACGGTACCACATACGGGTTACAACTTAATATCCCGGTCCTTAATGGCTTTGCAACCAGGAACCAGGTAAGAAGAAGCCAGATCAATGTGGAACGGGCAGAGTACAGGCTGGAACAGGCAGAGCTGGACCTGGAATCAAATGTTTACCAGGCTATCGTTGATGCCCGGGGAGCCCTTAAGGCATATGAAGCAGCCCAGGCAGCGCAAAGGGCACAGGAACTGGCATTTGAATATGCAACAGAAAGATATGGGGTTGGCCTAACCAATGCTTTTGATTTCAGCCAGTCCAAATTTCGATATGAAAACGCGCAAACTGAAGTTGTTCGTACCAAATATGATTATATTTTTAAGCTAAAGGTTATTGAACTATACTTCGGGATCCCTGTAGGCGAACTTAAATTTTAGAAAATGAAGAAAAAGACACTCATCATAATAAGTGTAATTGCTGTATTGCTTATAATACTCCTTATAGGAGGAAAGAAAGCCGGATGGTTCGGTGATTCAGGAAATCTTAAGGAGGTTGAGATCACGAAACTGGAACAAATTCAAATCGTGGAAACGGTTGCTGCAACCGGTAAGATCCAGCCGGCTACAGAGGTGAAGTTGTCTTCTGAAGTTTCAGGAGAGATCATTGAATTGCCCATTGTGGAAGGTCAATTGGTGGAGAAAGGCGATCTTTTGGTTCGTATTAATCCAGATCTTTACCAATCCAGCTTGCAACGCTCCCGGGCAGGTTTGCAAAATGTGCGTGCCTCCCATTCCCAGGCTGAGGCTTCTTTGAGGGAAGCAAAAGCAAATTATGACCGTAATAAACAACTTTTTGAAAGAGGGGTGATCTCTGGTGCAGAATGGGATCGTATAGTGGCAGCATATGAAACTGCCGAGGCCCAAAAGAATGCAGCCTATTACAGCATGCAAAGTGCAGCCGCTACTGTTACCGAAGCTACAGATAACCTTGCAAGAACTACAATTTATTCGCCAATGAGAGGAACCATTTCCAGGCTTGATGTGGAACTTGGAGAAAGGGTAGTGGGAACCCAGCAAATGGCAGGAACAGAGATTATGAGGGTAGCCAATTTATCCAATATGGAAGTGGTGGTGGATGTAAATGAGAATGACATTGTAAAAATATCTATTGGCGATTCTACTATTGTTGAAGTAGACGCTTACCTAAAGAGGGAATTTAAAGGAGTGGTAACCGAGATCTCAAACTCTGCCATAGAAGGTTTAACGGCAGATCAGGTTACAAATTTCAAAGTGAAGGTGCAAATCCTGGAGAATTCCTATGCCGATCTACTTGAAGGCAGGCCAGAGAATTATTCTCCGTTCAGGCCTGGAATGACGGCTACAGTAGATATTATTACAAGGAAGAAGGACAACGTGCTTGGAGTACCAATTAGTGCCATAGTGATCAAGAATGATACTGCTACCGGCCCACAGGCGGGACGAACTCCTCCTGCAGGCAATCAAAAATTTGAAACCGTCTTTGTGAAGGATGGAAATCTTGCTAAATTGCGGGTTGTAACAACCGGCATCCAGGATGATCGTAACATTGAGATCATAACGGGGCTGGAAGAAGGGGAAACTGTGATAACAGGGCCATACAATACGGTTACCAAAAGCCTGAAAAATGGGGATGAGGTAAGTGTTGGGAACGGTGGTAAGCCTTCAGAATAAAAGAAACATACCTTGCATACCATACTTTGTTTAGAAACCGCATCTACAAACTGCTCTG
Protein-coding sequences here:
- a CDS encoding ABC transporter permease; the protein is MFDIERWQEIFDTISKNKLRTFLTGLSVASGIFILVILLGIGQGMSNGISSEFESDAANILYIWTGRTSKEHKGMNPGRMITMKNDDYNHIARKYEDELEYKSSIFRLWSGLINYGKESGSFRIEGVYPDYQFLENASMVSGRYLNHNDHQNYEKVVVLGNKVKNDLFKNKEAVGEYVQISDINFKVIGVFSDPGGEREETRVFLPLTTAQRVFSGGNTIRNMSFTLQKQESFEAALAASEVFSAEVESFLKEQHTISPDDNSAVIINNSLENAKRFYDLMDMIRYFFWGVGICTIIAGVVGVSNIMLIIVKERTKEIGVRKALGAQPLSIILMVLHESIFVTTIAGFVGLISSLALLEFVGPLIETNYIANPSIDFGVAVTTVFILVVAGAIAGFFPAWRAARIKPIIALRDE
- a CDS encoding ABC transporter permease encodes the protein MFNRDTWSEIIEALTTNWFRTILTAFGVLWGIFILVILLAAGKGLENGVKQGFGGMATNSMFMWAQTPSQPYKGLPKGRRYNFKISDVEALKQQVPGLRFVSPRNQLGGFGGANNVVRGLKTGAFNVYGDYPEVMQQEPMDITSGRFISYSDINENRKIAIIGEGVVKEMYEPGEEVIGTYLKINGVNFMVIGTYKKKGNNGNSEEAQKQIYVPFTAFSQAFNMGETVGWMAITANDDNSITELKKGVFEVIKARHSIHPDDERAIGNFDLYEEFSKINGLFIALKAVAYFVGILVLLSGIIGISNIMLIVVKERTNEIGVRRALGATPWAIRGQILLESIFLTIISGMAGIALATGIIALINLQLQGVDTSEMMFANPSVDLGVVFIALSILIISGLIAGLIPAQNAIKIKPVDALRTE
- a CDS encoding efflux RND transporter periplasmic adaptor subunit, producing MKKAITFSILVLIIITFAGALYYLYQKNQEDPVVYTSENPTTQTIIKKTVATGSIVPREEVLIKPNISGIIDEIYIEAGDKIKAGDLIARIRVIPNVSTLQSAKDAVVSAKINLDNEQKLYDRQKPLFEKGVVSANDFDNVEVSYRRAQQNYRSAQQNYEIVRTGTTSGLGSAANTLIRSTIDGMVLDVPVKAGNQVIESNNFNDGTTIATLADVNKMIFEGKVDESEVGKIQVNLPLEITIGAIENKTFDAVLDYIAPKGISENGAIQFDIKGTLNKADTTFIRAGLSANASIILARADEVLALKEALVQYDPKTQQPFVEIETGSQEFKRQDLKLGVSDGIYVQVLEGLKAEDKIKVWNQIKPAQAMR
- a CDS encoding TolC family protein; protein product: MKKLFLFVFALFAFNNMQAQQKKWTLQECVQHALENNISVKQSQLDVEFTEIAERDALGNFIPSLNINSNLQNSSGLAINPTTNQFETTRFTSFSGSATTALTLFDGLRNLREMQRSKLATLATQYSLELMKDDIALFVANSYLQVLFNKQALEVLMGQNEVTQEQMERTRELVEAGVLPKGDLLEIEATNADEQQRIIIAENNIEISLISLAQTLLIKDYENFDIVEYDYDVYGEEILLNSPAEIIRRAKEERYEIRVAEENKRIAEKDVQLARGAYYPTLNAFFNYNTRYADNDPFRRDFVTQLYENDGTTYGLQLNIPVLNGFATRNQVRRSQINVERAEYRLEQAELDLESNVYQAIVDARGALKAYEAAQAAQRAQELAFEYATERYGVGLTNAFDFSQSKFRYENAQTEVVRTKYDYIFKLKVIELYFGIPVGELKF
- a CDS encoding efflux RND transporter periplasmic adaptor subunit — protein: MKKKTLIIISVIAVLLIILLIGGKKAGWFGDSGNLKEVEITKLEQIQIVETVAATGKIQPATEVKLSSEVSGEIIELPIVEGQLVEKGDLLVRINPDLYQSSLQRSRAGLQNVRASHSQAEASLREAKANYDRNKQLFERGVISGAEWDRIVAAYETAEAQKNAAYYSMQSAAATVTEATDNLARTTIYSPMRGTISRLDVELGERVVGTQQMAGTEIMRVANLSNMEVVVDVNENDIVKISIGDSTIVEVDAYLKREFKGVVTEISNSAIEGLTADQVTNFKVKVQILENSYADLLEGRPENYSPFRPGMTATVDIITRKKDNVLGVPISAIVIKNDTATGPQAGRTPPAGNQKFETVFVKDGNLAKLRVVTTGIQDDRNIEIITGLEEGETVITGPYNTVTKSLKNGDEVSVGNGGKPSE